In Chitinophaga sp. HK235, a single window of DNA contains:
- the tssO gene encoding type VI secretion system TssO — protein sequence MQVLNKQERTVSFLWFLLFFITTVALFVLAIFFNYQVPSRENASLRKELSTFREEQAFQAEFLQKLDKVKHNLDSINLPNQNANYMDQVIAASLADMRNSIPKDVVTHYALYDNVVQACLSLQQAKQQLRELQNAQQNIAGLKEQVMDLTGKLESKSRDLDNCRQMLLLNSRAH from the coding sequence ATGCAAGTATTAAACAAGCAGGAGAGAACCGTTTCCTTTTTGTGGTTCCTGTTATTTTTTATTACAACGGTGGCACTGTTTGTATTGGCCATCTTTTTCAACTACCAGGTGCCATCCAGGGAAAATGCCTCCTTGCGTAAGGAGTTGAGTACTTTCCGCGAGGAGCAGGCGTTTCAGGCAGAGTTCCTGCAGAAACTGGACAAGGTGAAACATAACCTGGACTCTATCAACCTCCCTAACCAGAACGCTAATTACATGGACCAGGTAATTGCCGCCTCTCTGGCAGATATGCGCAATTCCATCCCGAAAGATGTGGTAACACATTATGCACTGTATGATAATGTCGTACAGGCGTGCCTGTCATTACAACAAGCCAAACAACAACTGCGCGAGCTGCAGAATGCCCAGCAAAATATTGCCGGATTAAAAGAGCAGGTCATGGACCTCACCGGCAAGCTGGAAAGCAAGAGCAGAGACCTTGATAACTGCAGACAGATGCTGCTGCTGAATAGCCGCGCCCACTAA
- the tssD gene encoding type VI secretion system tube protein TssD: MSFKSIFTVNGENYNVQHVSYDLNQETDATGRPSAITRGGRIRMTVESTGKTDLFEWMVNNFERKDGTITFYKRDTDSKLKTLEFKEGYLVKFEESFDYENKNPMVITFTISAREISMGNAKHVNEWV, from the coding sequence ATGTCTTTCAAATCAATCTTTACAGTAAATGGAGAGAACTACAATGTTCAACATGTCTCCTACGATCTCAACCAGGAAACTGACGCTACTGGCCGCCCTTCTGCCATCACCCGCGGTGGACGTATCAGAATGACAGTAGAATCTACTGGTAAAACAGATCTCTTTGAATGGATGGTAAACAATTTCGAAAGAAAAGACGGTACCATCACCTTCTACAAAAGAGATACTGATTCCAAGTTAAAAACCCTGGAATTTAAGGAAGGTTACCTGGTAAAGTTTGAAGAGTCTTTCGACTACGAAAACAAAAACCCCATGGTAATCACCTTTACCATTTCTGCCCGTGAAATTAGCATGGGCAATGCTAAACATGTTAATGAGTGGGTATAA
- the coaA gene encoding type I pantothenate kinase, whose protein sequence is MTTSLKRERYTPYITFSRKEWAETSSGALLQLQDYYDLEQLHGMNEPLTQEEITQIYLPLAHLLNLYVKSSQQLHKATTNFLGSQALKVPYIIGIAGSVAVGKSTTARVLQRLLQAWPDHPRVDLVTTDGFLYPNKTLDANSLMNRKGFPESYDIKRLIHFLADVKSGKERVAAPLYSHLEYDVLPGQLQWIEQPDIVIVEGVNVLQVKPQQQQQKDPAVFVSDFFDFSIYVDAAEKDIRKWYISRFESLRATAFQNPESFFHRYAHLSDAATVELATQIWEDINKPNLEQNIAPTRYRASLILEKGHHHFVQSVKLRKT, encoded by the coding sequence ATGACCACGTCCCTTAAAAGAGAACGATATACTCCCTATATCACCTTCTCCCGTAAAGAATGGGCAGAAACCAGCAGCGGCGCACTGTTGCAGCTTCAGGATTATTACGATCTGGAACAACTGCATGGCATGAACGAACCACTCACTCAGGAAGAAATCACACAGATATATCTGCCACTGGCACATCTGCTCAACCTGTATGTGAAATCATCTCAACAGCTGCATAAAGCCACCACCAACTTCCTCGGTAGTCAGGCCCTGAAAGTACCTTATATCATCGGTATCGCCGGCAGCGTAGCCGTAGGTAAAAGTACCACCGCACGCGTGTTACAACGCCTGCTCCAGGCATGGCCCGACCATCCACGCGTAGACCTCGTCACCACCGACGGTTTCCTCTATCCCAACAAAACACTGGATGCCAATAGCCTGATGAATAGAAAAGGCTTTCCGGAAAGCTATGATATCAAAAGACTTATCCATTTCCTCGCCGATGTAAAATCAGGTAAGGAAAGAGTAGCCGCCCCACTCTATTCCCACCTGGAATATGATGTGCTGCCCGGCCAGTTGCAATGGATAGAACAACCCGATATCGTGATTGTAGAAGGTGTAAACGTATTGCAGGTAAAACCACAGCAGCAACAACAAAAAGATCCTGCCGTTTTCGTATCTGATTTTTTTGATTTCTCCATCTATGTAGATGCCGCCGAAAAAGATATCCGCAAATGGTATATCTCCCGCTTCGAATCCCTGCGGGCTACCGCTTTCCAAAACCCGGAATCTTTCTTCCACCGCTATGCACACCTCTCCGATGCAGCTACCGTGGAACTGGCCACCCAGATATGGGAAGATATCAACAAACCTAACCTTGAACAAAACATCGCACCCACCAGATACCGTGCCAGCCTGATACTGGAAAAAGGACATCATCATTTTGTGCAGTCAGTGAAACTGCGCAAAACATAA
- a CDS encoding NAD-dependent succinate-semialdehyde dehydrogenase gives MFTSINPFTQETIAEYTPHTQAEIEQKLLRGERAYRQLLETPLEQRRQWMMQVASSLRKNATAHATLITQEMGKTLKEAKAEVLKCASSAEYFAEHITEMLEPRPIQSDAYKSYVSYEPKGIILAIMPWNFPYWQVFRFAIPNILAGNAGLLKHASNVSGCSLAIEQVFMESGFPEGTFQSLLVPSKDLEPIVADPRIQGVTLTGSTPAGKSVGALAGKYLKKTVLELGGSDPFIVLKDADLEAAAKTAVQGRMQNAGQSCIAAKRWIVEKEIVPAFTAEVRRLLENMQQGDPMQDTTSMGPMARTDLAEDLARQLQESISQGARLELGGTYEGCNFAPTLLTGVTNDMTAFKEETFGPLAVIIEAANEEEAIALANETDFGLGSSLWTSDLDKAARLATRIESGNVFINAMVRSDARLPFGGVKQSGYGRELSLEGTHEFLNIKTVYIQQ, from the coding sequence ATGTTTACAAGTATCAATCCTTTCACACAGGAAACCATTGCTGAGTATACACCACATACCCAGGCGGAAATAGAACAGAAATTACTGAGAGGAGAAAGAGCCTATCGTCAGTTGCTGGAGACGCCGCTGGAACAGCGCCGTCAGTGGATGATGCAGGTAGCTTCTTCCCTCAGAAAAAATGCGACGGCCCATGCCACCCTGATCACGCAGGAGATGGGGAAAACCCTCAAGGAAGCGAAGGCTGAAGTACTTAAATGTGCCTCCTCCGCAGAATATTTCGCAGAACATATCACTGAAATGCTGGAGCCCCGGCCTATACAGTCGGATGCTTATAAAAGTTATGTCAGCTATGAGCCTAAAGGCATCATTCTGGCCATCATGCCATGGAACTTTCCCTACTGGCAGGTATTCCGCTTTGCGATCCCCAACATTCTCGCCGGTAATGCCGGCCTGCTGAAACATGCGAGCAACGTAAGCGGTTGTTCACTGGCCATTGAACAGGTCTTTATGGAGTCCGGATTCCCGGAAGGCACTTTCCAGTCCTTACTGGTACCTTCCAAAGACCTGGAACCGATTGTGGCTGATCCGCGCATCCAGGGGGTAACCCTCACCGGCAGCACACCCGCCGGTAAAAGTGTGGGCGCACTGGCAGGCAAATACCTGAAAAAAACAGTACTGGAGCTGGGGGGCAGCGATCCTTTCATAGTATTAAAGGATGCCGACCTGGAAGCCGCGGCCAAAACCGCCGTACAAGGCCGTATGCAGAATGCCGGCCAGTCCTGTATTGCAGCCAAACGCTGGATCGTGGAAAAAGAAATAGTACCCGCCTTCACCGCGGAAGTACGCCGCCTGCTCGAAAACATGCAACAGGGAGACCCCATGCAGGACACCACCTCCATGGGCCCGATGGCACGTACCGACCTGGCAGAAGACCTCGCCAGACAACTGCAGGAATCTATCAGCCAGGGTGCCAGACTGGAGTTGGGTGGTACCTATGAAGGATGTAACTTCGCGCCCACCCTGCTCACCGGGGTCACCAACGACATGACTGCTTTCAAGGAAGAAACTTTTGGCCCGCTGGCCGTTATTATAGAAGCTGCCAACGAAGAGGAAGCCATCGCACTAGCCAACGAAACCGACTTCGGTTTAGGTTCCTCTCTCTGGACCAGCGACCTCGACAAGGCCGCCCGCCTCGCCACACGGATCGAGAGCGGCAACGTCTTTATCAACGCTATGGTGCGCTCCGATGCCCGCCTGCCCTTTGGTGGCGTAAAACAATCCGGATACGGCAGGGAATTATCACTGGAAGGCACACACGAATTTCTGAATATCAAAACCGTTTATATACAACAATAA